The Comamonas sp. 26 DNA window AAAACGCGAAAACCCACGTCACCTGCTTTAGCCGCATCTGCAGCACGCAGGCGCTTGCCTGCGCCAACCAGTCGAGCTTTTGTGATATCGGCAATCGATGTCCATCCAGCTGATTCACCACCTGTCAGTGGCTCAGGTAGCTGCACCAAAACACAGCGGCGGTTGCCGCCATCTTCAGCATTTTGCTGAAAGACCGCGTCCATCGTGCTGCCTGTGCCCGCAAAAAAATCGATCACTAGATCTTGAGACTCAGGCGCTGTCGCGATTTGCAGGATGCGTCGAAGAAGCCGTGTGGGCTTGGGCGTATCAAACACCACGTCAGAGTTGGGGAAGTCAACTGTGGCAATCAGTTCCTTTTTGGCCTCTTGTGTATGCCCAACTTCGCTATACGTCCAAAGGGTTTGAGGCACACGCCCAGACTTGACTTCAGACAAAAATCTTTTAAGACGTGGCATGTTGCCGCCATCTGCGCCCCACCAGATTCGTCCATCAGCATCCAATTCATTAAACTTTTTCTTGGAAACTCGCCAATAAGTACCAGGAGGTGGTCCCTCAATAACTCGTCCAGAAGGACAGGTTACCGAGTATGTGCCTTCTCCATAAAAGTTACGAGCTGATAGGTCACCAGAGGTCCACGGGCCGCGTTTATCGTCATCAGGGTTGGCATAACGCGCTTCCATCTCTTCTGTTCTGGGGAGAAGGCGTGGCCCCCACGTTTCAGCATTTTTTGCATAAACCACGATGTAGTCGTGATCTTCAGAGAAGTGCCGAGCGGAGTTCTTAGGCGAAAAAACCTTCTGCCAAATGACGGCAGCGATAAAGTTCTCCTCCCCAAACACTTCGTTCATCACTGCACGAAGGTTGTGAATTTCATGGTCAGCAATACTGACAAAGACCACGCCATCTGACTTAAGAAGGTTGCGGGCAAGCTTCAAGCGTGGGTAGATCATGTTCAGCCAGTCGGTATGGAAGCGTCCGCTGGCGTCGGTGTTGCTGCTGATCTTGGCGCCGCCTTCGGTTTGACCCGTCAACTCCAGGTAGTTTTTGATGTTGTCCTGAAAATTGTCGGGATACACAAAGTCCTTGCCCGTGTTGTAGGGGGGATCAATGTAGATCAGTTTGGCTTGCCCACCGTCGCGGCCATAGCTCTTTTGCAGCAGCTTGAGCACTTCGAGGTTGTCGCCCTCAATCATCAGGTTTTGGGTGGTGTCCCAATCCACGCTTTCTTCTTTGGCGGGGCGTAGCGTGCCGGTGCTGGGCGTCAGGGCAATCTGGCGCGCACGGCGCTTGCCATGCCAATTCAGGCCGTATTTTTCGTCGCTGTCGGTGACGGCAGCGTCTCCCACCAATGCCTTGAGCACATCCATGTTCAAAGCTGCGGTGGTTTGGCCATTGACCACGCTTTCGGTCAGCAGCTCGGGAAACAGGGCTTTGAGCTTTTCAATGTTGTTGGCCACCAGGTTGGCGCTTTGTGCCTCGGGGGAGTGGGCTTCGATTTTTTGTATCGTCATAGGAATTGCTCAAATTTTGGGGAGCTTGTTGGCTGCGTCATATCTTGGTGCGAAGTCAGCAAGTTTTAATCAGCAAAAAAGATAGCTGGAAGCGCTTGTTTGGCTTGTGTTTTGACTGCTTTTTTCTTTTAAAGCAAATGTAGTTTTACGCAAACAGCTATCTTTTTAGGTTTTCATAAGGTGCTGCAGAGGTGGACAGCAACTGGGTCAGTATCCATCGTCTTGTGGGTCGCCCATCTGACGGTCCAATGCTTGGCGAATCAACCCCAGCACATACGGCAATTCGTCCAAGCTGCTCAGGCCCACATCCACGTTGCCATTGCCCCAGCTCTCAATATTGGAAATGTCGCGGCATAGGCCGCGTGGGTCATCAAGCTCAGCGATGTCTATGTTCAGCACCAGTCGCAGGCGCCTGGCCTGCGGCACCACATCGACAAAGTTGGTCTCAGCCTTGAAGGCCACGTAAAGCTTCAAAAACTCTTCGGTGACGTTGGGGTTGAGTGCCTGAACTGCTTTGCGCAGGGCCTCAAACACGGGCTGCATGGCACCCGTGTCCAGGTAAGGGTGATCAGCAATGCTGTAGGTTTGTCCA harbors:
- a CDS encoding site-specific DNA-methyltransferase, which produces MTIQKIEAHSPEAQSANLVANNIEKLKALFPELLTESVVNGQTTAALNMDVLKALVGDAAVTDSDEKYGLNWHGKRRARQIALTPSTGTLRPAKEESVDWDTTQNLMIEGDNLEVLKLLQKSYGRDGGQAKLIYIDPPYNTGKDFVYPDNFQDNIKNYLELTGQTEGGAKISSNTDASGRFHTDWLNMIYPRLKLARNLLKSDGVVFVSIADHEIHNLRAVMNEVFGEENFIAAVIWQKVFSPKNSARHFSEDHDYIVVYAKNAETWGPRLLPRTEEMEARYANPDDDKRGPWTSGDLSARNFYGEGTYSVTCPSGRVIEGPPPGTYWRVSKKKFNELDADGRIWWGADGGNMPRLKRFLSEVKSGRVPQTLWTYSEVGHTQEAKKELIATVDFPNSDVVFDTPKPTRLLRRILQIATAPESQDLVIDFFAGTGSTMDAVFQQNAEDGGNRRCVLVQLPEPLTGGESAGWTSIADITKARLVGAGKRLRAADAAKAGDVGFRVFKLDTSNIRAWKPNANDLKESLFDNLEHIEPGRSNDDLLYEVLLKLGLDLCVPMESQQIAGKTVHSIGGGALMTCLDAHIGVTDAEGLALGMTQWREAQGTATETTAVFPDSAFENDVAKSNLAAILEQHGIKHVRSL